A window of the Actinobacillus genomosp. 1 genome harbors these coding sequences:
- the ftsH gene encoding ATP-dependent zinc metalloprotease FtsH yields MVKNIVLWVVVAIVLMTAFEGFNSNFGNNNTVAYSTFLNDIKSNNLKEVDFKRNDETISVTKNDGTQYQTVMPMYDEYLLADLAKTNATVTGQPEERRGLLSQILISWFPMLMLIGFWLFYMRQMQGGGGRGAMSFGKSKAKMLTAEQVKTRFTDVAGCDEAKEEVGEVVDFLKDPSKFQKLGGRIPKGILMVGPPGTGKTLLAKAIAGEAGVPFFTMAGSDFVEMFVGVGASRVRDLFEQAKKNAPCIIFIDEIDAVGRKRGGAGFSGGHDEREQTLNQMLVEMDGFEGSEGVIIIAATNRADVLDDALTRPGRFDRQVTVDLPNVKGREQILKVHMKKVPLAPDVDPMVVARGTPGYSGAQLANLVNEAALFAARKNQRVVTMDDFEQARDKINMGPERRSNTMTEKELMNTAYHEAGHVIVGYLMPEHDPLNKVTIVPRGQALGFAQFLPEGDRVSETFTKLESQLSTLFAGRIAEGLIFGEDKITTGASSDIHRATQIARAMVTQWGFSKELGPLFYQNEDGMGAIKGVSEESQKLIDQEMRKIIDRNYERARKTLEDNLDILHAMKDALLKYETLDRKQIDDLMNRRPVGEPAGWNDKGDDNSSSDSAAEPKSDAEQSKDVPHTDAVADKQADA; encoded by the coding sequence ATGGTTAAAAATATTGTCCTTTGGGTAGTGGTAGCTATTGTGCTGATGACTGCTTTTGAAGGCTTTAATTCAAATTTTGGTAACAACAATACGGTTGCTTATTCAACTTTCTTGAACGATATTAAATCGAATAACCTTAAAGAAGTAGATTTCAAACGTAACGATGAAACCATTTCCGTTACCAAAAACGATGGTACGCAATATCAAACCGTGATGCCGATGTACGATGAATATTTATTGGCGGATTTAGCGAAAACAAATGCGACGGTGACCGGTCAGCCGGAAGAACGTCGCGGTTTGCTTTCTCAAATCTTAATTTCATGGTTCCCGATGTTAATGCTCATCGGTTTTTGGTTGTTCTATATGCGCCAAATGCAAGGCGGTGGCGGTCGCGGCGCAATGAGCTTTGGTAAAAGCAAAGCAAAAATGCTGACGGCGGAGCAGGTTAAAACACGTTTTACCGATGTTGCGGGCTGTGATGAAGCCAAAGAAGAAGTCGGTGAAGTGGTGGACTTCTTAAAAGACCCGAGTAAATTCCAAAAATTGGGCGGACGTATTCCAAAAGGTATTTTGATGGTCGGTCCTCCGGGTACGGGTAAAACATTATTGGCGAAAGCGATTGCCGGTGAGGCGGGCGTGCCGTTCTTTACGATGGCGGGTTCCGACTTCGTAGAAATGTTTGTCGGTGTCGGTGCTTCTCGTGTGCGTGATCTTTTTGAACAAGCGAAGAAAAATGCACCTTGTATCATTTTTATCGATGAAATTGATGCGGTAGGCCGCAAACGTGGCGGTGCCGGTTTTAGCGGCGGTCACGATGAGCGCGAACAAACGCTTAACCAAATGTTAGTTGAGATGGACGGTTTTGAAGGTTCGGAAGGCGTGATTATTATCGCTGCGACTAACCGTGCCGATGTGCTTGATGATGCTTTAACGCGTCCGGGACGTTTTGACCGTCAAGTAACGGTAGATTTACCGAACGTGAAAGGTCGTGAGCAAATCTTAAAAGTGCATATGAAAAAAGTACCGCTTGCACCGGATGTTGATCCGATGGTAGTCGCTCGTGGTACGCCGGGTTATTCGGGGGCGCAGTTAGCGAACTTAGTGAATGAAGCGGCATTATTTGCCGCACGTAAGAATCAGCGTGTCGTGACAATGGACGACTTTGAACAAGCGCGCGATAAAATCAATATGGGGCCGGAACGTCGTTCTAATACGATGACGGAAAAAGAATTGATGAATACCGCTTACCATGAAGCCGGTCACGTGATTGTCGGTTATTTAATGCCGGAACACGATCCGCTGAATAAAGTAACGATTGTGCCTCGCGGTCAAGCACTTGGTTTTGCACAATTCTTACCGGAAGGTGACCGTGTAAGCGAAACTTTTACCAAATTGGAAAGCCAGCTTTCAACCTTATTTGCAGGGCGAATTGCCGAAGGACTTATTTTTGGTGAAGATAAAATTACCACCGGCGCGTCTTCGGATATTCACCGTGCGACCCAAATTGCTCGTGCAATGGTAACTCAATGGGGCTTCTCTAAAGAGTTAGGACCGTTGTTCTATCAAAACGAAGACGGTATGGGAGCAATCAAAGGCGTATCGGAAGAGTCGCAAAAACTGATTGACCAAGAGATGCGTAAGATCATCGACCGTAACTATGAGCGTGCGAGAAAAACCTTAGAAGACAATTTGGACATTTTACATGCGATGAAAGACGCATTGTTAAAATATGAAACCTTAGATCGTAAACAAATTGATGATTTGATGAATCGCCGTCCGGTAGGGGAGCCTGCAGGTTGGAATGATAAAGGTGACGATAATTCGTCCAGCGATTCAGCCGCAGAACCAAAAAGTGATGCGGAACAGTCGAAAGACGTACCGCATACCGATGCGGTAGCGGATAAACAGGCTGATGCTTAA
- a CDS encoding aromatic amino acid transporter translates to MKNKILGSALMIAGTTIGAGMLAMPLTSAGMGFGATVVLLVCLWALLAYTGLLFMEVYQTAPKQDIGVASLAEQYFGMTGRVLATASLLILLYALLAAYITGGGSLLSGLLPVIGDAHTTTQVGILLFTVLLGSFVVIGIKGVDGLTRLLFIGKIIAFVFVLLMMLPKAKLENLTAVPLDNLFVVSAVPIFFTSFGFHVIMASINTYLDADIRKIRIAIYIGTAIPLVAYLLWQLATHGVLTQAEFVEILKQDPTLNGLVKATSQITGSTILGEMVRLFSALALITSFLGVAMGIFECVGDLLKRINLPANRLWLTLATFIPPVLFALFYPNGFIAALGYAGLLFAFYGMLLPIGLAWKARQQHPNLAYRVIGGKAALVVALIAGIIIMVIPFFIQLGYLPQVAG, encoded by the coding sequence ATGAAAAATAAAATTTTAGGTAGTGCTTTAATGATTGCCGGCACGACGATTGGTGCGGGGATGTTAGCGATGCCGCTTACTTCGGCAGGGATGGGATTCGGTGCGACAGTTGTTTTATTGGTCTGTTTATGGGCGTTATTAGCTTATACCGGCTTATTATTTATGGAAGTGTATCAAACGGCACCTAAACAAGATATCGGTGTTGCGAGTCTTGCCGAACAATATTTCGGTATGACGGGACGAGTACTGGCAACGGCAAGTTTATTGATTTTACTTTATGCCTTATTGGCCGCTTATATTACCGGCGGCGGATCGTTACTCTCCGGCTTATTGCCTGTCATCGGTGATGCTCACACAACGACTCAAGTGGGAATCTTACTTTTTACTGTGTTACTCGGGTCGTTTGTGGTAATCGGTATTAAAGGTGTGGACGGACTAACACGTTTATTATTTATCGGTAAGATTATTGCTTTCGTTTTTGTATTATTGATGATGTTACCGAAAGCCAAACTTGAAAATTTAACCGCTGTACCGTTAGATAATCTGTTTGTGGTTTCGGCCGTACCGATTTTCTTTACTTCATTCGGTTTCCACGTAATTATGGCGAGTATCAATACTTATTTAGATGCGGATATTCGTAAAATTCGTATTGCGATTTATATCGGTACCGCCATTCCGTTAGTGGCTTATTTATTATGGCAACTTGCAACCCATGGTGTATTAACCCAAGCGGAATTCGTTGAAATTTTAAAACAGGATCCGACCTTAAACGGTTTGGTTAAAGCGACCAGCCAAATTACCGGTAGTACAATTTTAGGTGAAATGGTACGTTTATTCTCAGCATTAGCTCTGATTACCTCTTTCTTAGGGGTTGCAATGGGGATCTTCGAGTGCGTTGGTGATTTATTAAAACGTATTAATTTACCTGCAAATCGTTTATGGCTGACCTTAGCGACCTTTATTCCGCCGGTATTATTTGCGTTATTTTATCCAAACGGATTTATTGCGGCGTTAGGCTATGCAGGTTTATTGTTTGCCTTTTACGGAATGTTATTGCCTATCGGTTTGGCTTGGAAAGCTCGTCAGCAACATCCTAATTTGGCGTATAGAGTGATTGGCGGTAAGGCTGCTCTGGTGGTCGCATTAATTGCCGGGATCATCATTATGGTCATTCCTTTCTTTATTCAGCTAGGCTACTTACCACAAGTTGCCGGCTAA
- a CDS encoding aromatic amino acid transport family protein: MQNKTFGSTLIVAGTTIGAGMLAMPLTSAGIGFGWTVALLIALWLLLSFSALLFVELYQNAESDAGIGTLAEKYYGNFGRIVSTAVLVIFLYAILSAYVSGGSSLLAGIMPTIGDSETTKRIAGVIFTLVFGTFVVIGTTSVDVVNRILFLTKIGAFLLVLALLLPNISFNNLLETPIDNALLISATPVFFTAFGFHGSIPSLNKYLDGNVKALRISILVGTAIPLVAYVLWQLATHGLLNQTEFLQLIEKDPTLNGLAEAIQQMTGSSLIGGTVKLFSALALITSFLGVALGLFECLEDLFKRIHINTPRISLGFLTFIPPMLFAFFYPEGFIAALGYAGQMFAFYALVLPIAMVWKFRKQYPDAKYKVFGGNIALLVALLLAIFIINVPFIIEAGYLPKVIG; encoded by the coding sequence ATGCAAAATAAAACTTTTGGCAGCACATTGATTGTTGCGGGGACGACGATTGGTGCGGGAATGTTGGCGATGCCTCTCACTTCTGCGGGAATTGGCTTTGGCTGGACGGTTGCTTTGCTTATTGCATTGTGGCTATTACTTTCTTTTAGTGCCTTATTATTCGTTGAACTTTATCAAAATGCGGAGAGTGATGCGGGTATCGGTACTTTAGCCGAAAAGTATTATGGTAATTTCGGACGAATTGTTTCTACCGCAGTATTGGTCATTTTCCTGTATGCAATTCTTTCCGCTTATGTGTCCGGCGGTAGTTCATTACTGGCTGGTATTATGCCGACTATCGGTGACAGTGAAACCACTAAAAGAATTGCCGGTGTGATTTTTACCTTGGTTTTCGGTACTTTTGTGGTAATCGGTACAACCAGTGTTGATGTAGTAAATCGTATTCTGTTCTTAACCAAAATCGGGGCGTTTTTACTAGTATTAGCGTTATTATTACCGAATATTTCATTCAATAATTTACTTGAAACGCCGATTGATAATGCGTTATTAATTTCCGCTACGCCGGTTTTCTTTACCGCTTTCGGATTCCACGGTTCAATTCCGAGCTTAAATAAATATTTAGACGGTAATGTAAAAGCGTTACGTATTTCAATTCTGGTCGGTACCGCTATTCCGTTAGTGGCTTACGTATTATGGCAGCTTGCGACACACGGTTTATTGAATCAAACCGAATTTTTACAATTGATTGAGAAAGATCCGACATTAAACGGTTTAGCGGAAGCGATTCAGCAAATGACAGGTAGCTCGTTAATTGGCGGAACGGTTAAGCTATTCTCCGCCTTAGCGTTAATCACTTCGTTTTTAGGGGTAGCGTTAGGTTTATTTGAATGTTTGGAAGATTTATTTAAACGTATTCATATTAATACGCCTCGAATTTCACTCGGTTTTTTAACTTTTATTCCGCCGATGTTATTTGCCTTTTTCTATCCGGAAGGCTTTATTGCCGCATTAGGCTATGCAGGGCAAATGTTTGCTTTCTATGCTCTTGTATTGCCGATTGCAATGGTATGGAAGTTCCGTAAACAATATCCGGATGCGAAATATAAAGTATTCGGTGGAAATATTGCATTGTTGGTTGCATTATTATTAGCAATATTTATTATTAACGTTCCGTTTATTATTGAAGCCGGTTATTTACCAAAAGTAATTGGATAA